The DNA region GTTTGTGGTTTTGATTACATAGAAGCCCATAGTTGGTTGTATAACAATGCATTCGGTTGCTATATTTGCCGCAAATGCCCCGCACGATCATACAACGGACAATCTCCTTATGGCTATCATGATAAAGAAATGCAATAGCCGTCGGAAACATAAAATAGTTTCGTTCCTCACACCAATGAGCACAGCTGTAAATAATGCATGTTATTGCGAAATAGAGGCGGCAAACGTTTGCCGTCTTAAAAGGTTTATGGTATAATGAGGCCGAAACCAAAAGTTCGCCAAGCGAGCAAAAGAGGATTGTATGGAAATCTTACGCAACCGCAAATACTTTATATGCGATATGGACGGCGTCATCTACCACGGCAACAAATTGTTGCCCGGCGTCAAAGAGTTCGTCCGCTGGATGAAGGACGAAGGCAAGGAGTTTTTGTTCCTCACCAACGGCAGCGGCAAATCCCCCAAGGAATTGCACATGAAATTGTTGCGCATGGGGCTGGACGTAGGCGAGGATCACTTCTACACCAGCGCGTTGGCCACCGCCAAATTCCTCTCCAATCAACTGCCCGGTTGCAGCGTCTACGCCATCGGCGAGCCGGGGCTTCTCAACGCCCTCTACAACGAGGGGCTCACCTACAACGACGTAGATCCCGACTACGTAGTGGTGGGCGAGACTTTCTCCTACAACTGGGACCACATCTGCAAGGCCATGCGCTTGGTGCAGAACGGTGCCAAACTCATCGCCACCAACTCCGACCTCACCTACCCCGAGGAGCAAGGCATCGCCCCCGCCTGCCGCGCCCTCTGCGCCCCCATCGAGATCACAACGGGCCGCCAAGCCTACTACGTAGGCAAGCCCAACCCCCTGATGATGCGCACCGCCCTGCACATGATGCACGCCCACGGCCACGAGACGGCCATGATCGGCGACAATATGAAGACGGACATCATAGCGGGCATCGAGAGCGGTCTCGACTCCATTCTCGTCCTTTCGGGCGTCTCCACCAGGGAGAATATCGCGGAGTTCCCCTATCGCCCCCGCCTCATCATCAACGGCGTAGGCGACATAGTCCCCGGCTATAGCGACCGCGACTGATACCGTTACCGCCAAAAACGACGGGCTGTTGAGAATCGTTTTCTCGACAGCCCGTTTTTCGTACATATGCGCGAATATTGCTTTGTATCCTATTTACTATCGCAAGATTATCTCGCCTCGTCCGTGGCGACTTCTATCACCGTTGCCCCGTTTATCTCCACCAAGTAGCAGGCTTTCACCTTGCGCCCGAAGGCGTTTGCCGCCGCCTTGGCGTACAGTTCGAGTTGCATTCGATAGGTCTCGGCGAGCTTGTCGGGGCGCGAGGACAACTTGAAGTCCACCACGGTCAACCCGTCGTCCTCCACCATCAACAGGTCGATAACGCCCTGCACCAGCACGGTTTCGTCCGCATCAAAACAAATATCCCGCGCGTTCTCGCCCGACACGAAGCGCAGTTCGTGGTACGTCTTCACGCTCTCCTCGTTTACCTTTTGCATGAGGGGCAGCACCAAACACCGCGCCACTTTCTCGGCGTCTATGCCCTCGGCCTCTTCCGCCTCCAGCAGGTGTTCATCGACCAATCGCGCCAATTCCTCTTTCACGGCGTCGGCGTCCACGGCGCGGTAGGATATATGCTGAAATACCGTATGATACGCCGTGCCGCGCTGCATTTCTTCCTTGCCTTCGAGGAAGGATGGCAAGGGCAACTCTTTTTCGTAATGCCGATGATTGAGGGCGGTGACGGTGTACTTCTTTTCCAACTTTATCGCGTTCTCGTATCGATACGCCCTATCTTCCCGCACGTCGTCGAATTTACCCGATTCGTCCACGACTTTCACGCTTTCCGACGCGGGCGTATAATCCAATTCGTACGGCCACATATAACCTCTCAAAGACGGATCGCAATCCATCGCGTAGTTCAACCAGGTCATGAAGTTGTCGGTCGTAGCGGGGAAGTGATTGATTTCTTGCGTTTTCTCCCCCGTTTTTTTGTTCTTTTTCAAATCGACTTTTGCGCCCGTCATAAACAGATAGCATTGCGCTCTCGTCATCGCCACGTACAGTAGGCGCAGTCTGTCCTCGTTTTCTTTTAGGCTCTTGTTCAGTTTGATCACCGCTTTGGCAAAGGTATCGCTTTGTGTGCGCTCGGCCTTGTCGTAGTACACCATTCCCAAGCCCAAATCCTTATCCAATTCGATGGACTGCGCGCCGCCAGTGCTCCTATCGTCGTCCAACGCGGGCAGAATGACCGCGGGATATTCCAATCCCTTGCTCGCGTGTATCGTGCTCACCATCACGCGATCCAACGACGCGTCGACCGACACGTTTTTCAACTCGGTCACGGGAAATTTGTTGTAATAGGAGCAGAACGAGGTCAGGTTTTGCCCGAAATTCTTGCCCTCGATACCGGCGATAAAGAGTTCCAGCGCCGCCATACGCTCGGGGCCGTCCGGCTGCGCGTAGAGATAATCGACGTACCCCATGTCCACGATGCAGTCGCGGAACAAGGTAGATAGCGGCGTAAATGAAGCCGCGAAGGTGTATCTCTTCACGTTTTCGAGGAATTTTCTTACCCGTTCGGCAAGGGCGTCGTCCTTTTTCGCATACGCCGCGAAGGCTTGCCAATACGGCGCATACGTATCCGCGGAGGCCTTGCGTATCGCGGCCAATTCCGCGTCCGAGAAGCGACCGAACGCCGAACGAAGCACGGTCAACAATGGATAATCCTGCATGGCGTTGTCCAACACGTTGGCCAAGGCGATGAGGACGTTGACGTCTTTGATGCCCGTATCTCCCGCGAACGTGTCCATATTGAGGGGAATGCCCATTTGCAATAGCGTAGGAACGATACGCTTGTGCAAATTGCGCTTTTTCAACAGGATGGCGAAATGCCGATAGCCCATATACACTTCTTTCCCCTTGATGAGCACCTTTTCGTGCAAGTGGTTGCGGATGAAGTTGGCTATCGCCACGCCCTCTTTGTGTTCGACCGTTTTTTCGGCAAAAGCCGCCTCTTTCACGCTATACGTGCCCGTGCTCGGCTCGTCGTCTTCTTTCTCCTCGTCGTAGAAATAGAATTGCACGGCGTCTTTGTTAAAAGGCGTTTCTTCGAGCAACTCGAACCGCGACTCTTTTTCGTAATCGACGCCGCCGAATTCCTCGGTCATCAAGCGATCGAACACGCGATTGACCACGGAAAGGATGCACCTGTCCGAGCGGAAGTTCCTGCCGAACGTAATCGCCCGCTCGCGGTCTTCCGCCGACCAAGTGCGGAGAAGCCGCAGGAATATCTCGGGTTCCGCCTCGCGGAAGCGGTATATGCTTTGTTTGCTGTCGCCCACCACAAAGAGCCGCCCTACGGGGGCAATATAGCCGATAATGACGCTCTGCACGTGGTTGGTATCCTGAAATTCGTCCACAAAGACGTAATCGTGACGGGCGCGTATTTCCTCGCGTATCTTCTCATCCGACAGTATTTTGGTGGCGTACAATTCCAAATCGGCGAAGTCCACCACGGACAACTCTTTCTTTTGTTTGGCGTACAGCGCGGCAAACTCCAAGGTCAAATCACACAACTGCTTCACGAAGCCCGCGCTACCCATGTGCCTTTTGACCAATTCTTCGTACGTCCCCAATTCGGCGACGCTTTTTACTCTCTCTTTCAAGAACGATACGTACGCCTCTTTCCACAAATTGAAATTCGGATACGGTTTGCACGGGTAGAATCTATGTGCCTCGTCGGCAATTTCTCTATACGCCGCCAATATTTCTTTTACGCTCGTGGCGTCGGCGTATTTTCGGACGTACTCGTCGAGGCGCACGACGTGCTTCCAATAGGTCTCCTTCTCATATTTGGGCACTTCGCTTTTGATTGTCAACACGAGGCTCTCCACGCCTTGGCGGATCTCCACGGCCTTGTCGTGGATCAACGCGTAAAAATACTTCGCCAAACGCGTGTTTTCAAAGTTCACCCCGTACTCGTCGTTATAGATATCCCACAACCACTTCTCTCGGTCTGGTTGATTGGTCATGCGCTCGTAGATGTTTTTCAGCAAATCGAAAAGGTCGTCGTCTTTACGCAGATTCACCATCATACGCAAATCGTAGAACGAGTCGTCCCCCGTTTCTTCGCGCAGTTTTTCCTTTTCCTCGATCAACGCGTCGAACGCCTTGTACATCAATTCGTTGGCCGCGTCCTCTTCGATGATCCGCACCGAGGGCGACAAGGGAATCTGCTCGAAAAACTCCCGCACCAAGCCGTAGCAGTAGCCGTGAATGGTAGAAATATTCGCATAGGGCAAATCGTCGATTTGCTCCATCAACGCGGCGCGCTCCTCGGCGGTAACCACCGTCTTCATCTCCTCGTACAGGCGTTTGCGCAGTTTTTCCTTCATTTCCTTGGCGGCGGCCTCGGTAAAGGTCAACAGCGTCATTCTTCGCACGGGCGTACCGTTTTTCATCAAGTTATACGCCCGCTCGATCATCGTGCTCGTCTTGCCGCAGCCGGCACTTGCCGTCACGATGACGTTGTCGTTCGTCTTTTCTATCGCCTTCTTTTGATCTATCGTCCAACTCATAATTTCACCCGAAAAGAGGTCGTGTCCACCTTTACGCTTTCTCTTAGGTCGCGCTCCGTATTGTCGCACATATACTTTGCGTTGCAATATTTACAATCATCGTATTCATAGGGTTTTGCTTCGATGTAGCCCGTCTTGATTTCCGCCACCGCGGTTTCCATCACGCGACGGACATAATCGATTATGGCGTCGAGTTCACCTTCTTCCAGCGTTCGATCTCCCGTCACCGTATTCTTGAAATACTTGGCGCGAGCACTCCATTCTGCGTTCCAGGTGCTGTCCATCTCCCGCAGCAGTTCCTCGTCGTGGGGCGCATATCCCCTCAGGCTACCGATGGGCGCCTTCTCTTCGTTTTTCTGATAGGCGCCGCTTATTTGCTTGTAAAAGCCGCCTACGGGCATTTCGTTTTCCTGCCGCAACGCGCCGAGATAGGCGTAGAGTTGCACTTTCAGCCCGACGTACGCGTCCACCAAAGACACGCTGATCTTCCCCGTCTTATAGTCTACGACGTAATACTTTTCGATACCTGCCGCGCCGTCTTCGTAGCGGTCGATACGGTCTATCTTTCCCTTCAGTTTCACGCCGCCCAACTCGATAGAGGGATAGACGCCTTTCTCGTCGTCAAAATTCACTTCGAACTCACGCGGGGTGTACTTGCTGCGCCTTATCAACGCCACTTCGCGCGGCACGACCACGTGGCTTTCGCGGCGGATGCGCTCGATCTGCACCTTCTTTTCCGACGCGCCTATGCTCTCGTACCGAGGCTCGCTCAACACGGTGTCGAGCGCCGCGTCCACGCGTGTATCTACTTCGTCGTCTTTCATTTCATCGATACAAGCGCGGACGGCGGTTACGTCCCCCTTCTCGTCTTCGTAGATTTTCTTGAAGAAGTTTTCCAGTACCGCGTGCAGCACGTTGCCCGTATCCAGCGCGTCCAAGCCCGCCTCTTTGCGCTCCTTGGCGTGCAACCCGTGTTTTACGAAATGCAGGTAGGGACACTTGAAGTAGGTTTCCAACTGCGAAATACTCGTCTTGCCTTTCGGGAAGAAAAGTTCGGCCGAATTTTCGATTTTCTCTTCGTCGTTACGGAAGAGCGCGTCGTATTCCACGCCTTTTCCCACCTCATCCAACAATTCCCGCACCTCGGCGAAACAGTCTTCATCCATTCTGTCGCGCGCACGCAACATCACCTTGTACGCATTCTTTTTCGTGGCGATCTGCTCGGCGATGGTGTGATCCAATCCGTCGTAAACGTCGGGCGCCTCTTGCTCGTTGCCCGCTTCGTCCGCGATTTTCGGTTTCTCGTACAAAGACGCCAGCGAATTGACCAAGACGGACGGATACGTCTCGTTGCCCGCTTGGTCGCGCACGCTATAACTGACGTACAGTTTTTCCTCGGGGACGAGCAACAACTGTTCGAGATAAAACATCGCGTAGCGGCCTTCTTGCTTGGGCGAGGGATAGATGACGAAATCACGCGCCTGCATCGCGCCGAAGAACGCGTCCGACAGGATAGATCCCGCTTGAGGTACTTCGGGCAGCACGCCGTCGGCGGCCCCTATCACGAACATGGCCTTCACGCGGTCATAACGGCTGTCCTTGGCTTCGCCCACGTACACGCAATCAGCGCTTTGGGGCAATAGACTTATCTTCACGCTTTCCAAGGCCGACCGCAGCAACAGCAGAAACTTTTCGATGGCTCTTTCTTCCGCCGCCTTGGACGCTTCCTCGCCGTCGTAGCAGAGTTCGTCGCCCAGAAGACGCTTGGTCAGCGTCAACAATTCCCGCAACCGCTTGGGCACCTGTTCGCTGCGCTTCGCCCCCTCGACGAAGCCCAACTCTTCCTGCTTGGCGTGGAATACAGCGAATTTTTTATCGATATCGTACGCCGCGAGGAATGCGAGAATGGCGTCTACGAAGTCGCCCACCGTCCTACACGCCGA from Clostridia bacterium includes:
- a CDS encoding PD-(D/E)XK nuclease family protein, yielding MGNVTFYAGNTLRGLSEHILNKLSADVGRKQVVLVPDRDTLAMEESIAKRFGSTVNIEVLTFARLAVRVLGNAARDCLTPEGCTMLLSKALYQVKDELVFFRNACALNGFANEMYSALVAIRDSGISAENLLAAAEKTGGRMKDKMTDMATIYSRYIQVLGDQLDPTSRLQALVNAIPQSEDVAATEYFVVDFYCFNRMQYNVIESLMQYAKGVHVGFIGEDVGKSNRRIYPADLREELVKYAKNSGLFVNTERVYEPLSPIKAVLENDLFGYETTPAPIVQPFRLFHSPDATAEIREVCAEICKLVREKGYRYRDIAIVCAEADAYDDVLRAVFAEYGIPYFRDTKVTLSDEPVVRFLLDGLEAKRQRYAFDSVMKVVKNAFFDCSTKEVDYFENYCRKFGIDYSRFGKELTYRDIKEGDQPERAECVRKAFMAAQIDTSACRTVGDFVDAILAFLAAYDIDKKFAVFHAKQEELGFVEGAKRSEQVPKRLRELLTLTKRLLGDELCYDGEEASKAAEERAIEKFLLLLRSALESVKISLLPQSADCVYVGEAKDSRYDRVKAMFVIGAADGVLPEVPQAGSILSDAFFGAMQARDFVIYPSPKQEGRYAMFYLEQLLLVPEEKLYVSYSVRDQAGNETYPSVLVNSLASLYEKPKIADEAGNEQEAPDVYDGLDHTIAEQIATKKNAYKVMLRARDRMDEDCFAEVRELLDEVGKGVEYDALFRNDEEKIENSAELFFPKGKTSISQLETYFKCPYLHFVKHGLHAKERKEAGLDALDTGNVLHAVLENFFKKIYEDEKGDVTAVRACIDEMKDDEVDTRVDAALDTVLSEPRYESIGASEKKVQIERIRRESHVVVPREVALIRRSKYTPREFEVNFDDEKGVYPSIELGGVKLKGKIDRIDRYEDGAAGIEKYYVVDYKTGKISVSLVDAYVGLKVQLYAYLGALRQENEMPVGGFYKQISGAYQKNEEKAPIGSLRGYAPHDEELLREMDSTWNAEWSARAKYFKNTVTGDRTLEEGELDAIIDYVRRVMETAVAEIKTGYIEAKPYEYDDCKYCNAKYMCDNTERDLRESVKVDTTSFRVKL
- a CDS encoding UvrD-helicase domain-containing protein translates to MSWTIDQKKAIEKTNDNVIVTASAGCGKTSTMIERAYNLMKNGTPVRRMTLLTFTEAAAKEMKEKLRKRLYEEMKTVVTAEERAALMEQIDDLPYANISTIHGYCYGLVREFFEQIPLSPSVRIIEEDAANELMYKAFDALIEEKEKLREETGDDSFYDLRMMVNLRKDDDLFDLLKNIYERMTNQPDREKWLWDIYNDEYGVNFENTRLAKYFYALIHDKAVEIRQGVESLVLTIKSEVPKYEKETYWKHVVRLDEYVRKYADATSVKEILAAYREIADEAHRFYPCKPYPNFNLWKEAYVSFLKERVKSVAELGTYEELVKRHMGSAGFVKQLCDLTLEFAALYAKQKKELSVVDFADLELYATKILSDEKIREEIRARHDYVFVDEFQDTNHVQSVIIGYIAPVGRLFVVGDSKQSIYRFREAEPEIFLRLLRTWSAEDRERAITFGRNFRSDRCILSVVNRVFDRLMTEEFGGVDYEKESRFELLEETPFNKDAVQFYFYDEEKEDDEPSTGTYSVKEAAFAEKTVEHKEGVAIANFIRNHLHEKVLIKGKEVYMGYRHFAILLKKRNLHKRIVPTLLQMGIPLNMDTFAGDTGIKDVNVLIALANVLDNAMQDYPLLTVLRSAFGRFSDAELAAIRKASADTYAPYWQAFAAYAKKDDALAERVRKFLENVKRYTFAASFTPLSTLFRDCIVDMGYVDYLYAQPDGPERMAALELFIAGIEGKNFGQNLTSFCSYYNKFPVTELKNVSVDASLDRVMVSTIHASKGLEYPAVILPALDDDRSTGGAQSIELDKDLGLGMVYYDKAERTQSDTFAKAVIKLNKSLKENEDRLRLLYVAMTRAQCYLFMTGAKVDLKKNKKTGEKTQEINHFPATTDNFMTWLNYAMDCDPSLRGYMWPYELDYTPASESVKVVDESGKFDDVREDRAYRYENAIKLEKKYTVTALNHRHYEKELPLPSFLEGKEEMQRGTAYHTVFQHISYRAVDADAVKEELARLVDEHLLEAEEAEGIDAEKVARCLVLPLMQKVNEESVKTYHELRFVSGENARDICFDADETVLVQGVIDLLMVEDDGLTVVDFKLSSRPDKLAETYRMQLELYAKAAANAFGRKVKACYLVEINGATVIEVATDEAR
- a CDS encoding HAD family hydrolase: MEILRNRKYFICDMDGVIYHGNKLLPGVKEFVRWMKDEGKEFLFLTNGSGKSPKELHMKLLRMGLDVGEDHFYTSALATAKFLSNQLPGCSVYAIGEPGLLNALYNEGLTYNDVDPDYVVVGETFSYNWDHICKAMRLVQNGAKLIATNSDLTYPEEQGIAPACRALCAPIEITTGRQAYYVGKPNPLMMRTALHMMHAHGHETAMIGDNMKTDIIAGIESGLDSILVLSGVSTRENIAEFPYRPRLIINGVGDIVPGYSDRD